A single region of the Populus nigra chromosome 2, ddPopNigr1.1, whole genome shotgun sequence genome encodes:
- the LOC133681912 gene encoding bidirectional sugar transporter SWEET17: MESLIFYIGVVGNVISVLMFLSPVGTFWTIIKHRSTEDFESLPYVCTLLNSSLWTYYGIIKPGAYLVATVNGFGIVVEIIYVSLFLIYAPVKMRNKTAILAGILDVGFLAAAILASRLALHGEVRIDAIGFICAGLNIIMYGSPLAAMKTVVTTKSVKYMPFFLSFFFFLNGGIWTFYAILTRDYFLGVPNGAGFLLGIAQLVLYAIYMNAKPSINVSNRLEGGCEQESLISSLNYSN; encoded by the exons ATGGAAAGCTTGATTTTCTACATTGGAGTCGTAG GCAATGTAATCTCTGTGCTCATGTTCCTGTCCCCTGT AGGGACTTTCTGGACAATCATAAAGCACAGATCGACTGAGGACTTTGAGAGCCTTCCCTACGTTTGCACGTTGCTGAACTCATCTTTGTGGACTTACTATGGAATCATAAAGCCTGGAGCATACCTTGTTGCCACTGTCAATGGCTTTGGGATCGTAGTAGAAATCATCTATGTATCTCTATTCCTTATTTACGCACCAGTAAAGATGAGG AATAAGACTGCCATTCTTGCTGGGATCTTGGATGTGGGGTTTCTAGCGGCAGCAATTCTAGCTTCTCGGCTGGCACTGCATGGAGAAGTACGGATCGATGCCATAGGGTTCATCTGTGCTGGCCTCAACATTATTATGTATGGTTCACCTCTAGCTGCCATG AAAACAGTGGTGACAACAAAGAGTGTGAAGTACATGCCATTCTTcctctcatttttcttctttttgaatgGAGGGATCTGGACTTTCTATGCCATACTTACACGAGATTACTTTCTTGGG GTACCAAATGGAGCAGGGTTTTTGCTTGGAATAGCACAACTAGTGCTCTATGCAATTTACATGAATGCTAAGCCATCCATAAATGTTTCTAATAGATTGGAAGGGGGATGTGAACAAGAAAGTCTCATCTCGTCCTTAAATTAttccaattaa